The window GCGGGCCTTTTCTGGTAAAGGTAGCTGTGATGAGATTTGAGGCCTAGTCGATTTGTACCGGCTCTTCAATCACTTCACCTTTCTTGCCGATACGCAAAACGTGGCTGAATTCCGCATCATAGAGCGCGGAGTCAATAAAGCCACTTGCCGCTAGAGCAGGGCCGACAAAAATCAGTGCAGTGCGTGTGATCTTCTCTTTGCGGACCTTTTGACGAATATCGTCCAGTGTTCCATGGATGAACATCTCATCTGGCCAGCCGACCCGGAAGGCCACCACAACCGGGCAATCCGCTCCATATAGAGGTGTCAGTTTACGCTGAATTTCGGGAATGTTCCGCACGGACAGGTGAATGGCCAAAGTCGCGCCAGACTTTCCCAAGGTTTCCAGATCTTCTCCGTTCGGCATGGAAGAAGACTTCATTGCCGTGCGGGTCAGGATGATGGTCTGCGCTACTTCCGGAATGGTCAGTTCAGTCTGAATTGCAGCAGCGGCTGCAGCGAAGGCAGGAACGCCCGGTGTGACATCAAACGGGATGCCTTCAGCCTTCAAGCGGCGCATTTGCTCGGCAGTTGCACCATAAATAGACGGATCGCCCGAATGAACTCGCGCCACATCCTGTCCCTTGGCATGGGCTTTCTTGATTTCATCAATAATCTCATCCAGATGCATGCCAGCAGTGTCCAGAATATGCGCGTCCTTTGGCGCTTCTGCTACAATCACTTCAGGCACCAGCGACCCCGCATAAAGGCAAACCGGACAACTTTGAATGAGCTTTAGGGCACGAACGGTGATCAGGTCGGGAGCACCGGGGCCTGCACCAATGAAATGAACAGTCATGAGAAATTCCTTTTTCTTTTCATTGGCCTATTCAGCCGCGTCAATCTTTTTGGCATAACCGCGTGGGGTATATACTCGCCAACCATCATCTCCGACGGAGTGATCACCAGTCTGGAATGCTTTACTTTGCGAAGAACCCACCAACACAACGGTCAGCATATCCACTTCATCCACTTCCAGCTCAGCCAAGGTCCGTAGGCGCAAAGCCTCTGTTGGGCGTCCGAGATTGGAACACAAAAGCACCGGAGTGTTAGCTGGACGATGTTGGAGTAAGATATTCTTGGCCTCAGCCAATTGTGTGCGGCGGCGTTTTGAAACAGGGTTATAGAAAGCAACCACAAAGTCCCCCTGTGCAGCTGCGTGGAGACGGTTTTCAATAGCTTCCCACGGGGTTAGCAGATCAGAGAGAGAAATCGTACAGAAATCGTGGCCAAGCAACGCGCCGAAACGGGCAGATGCTGCCTGCAGGGCGGAAATGCCTGGAGCATTGACGATCTCAACCCGCTTGGCGAGATCTGAAACACCGCCATGATCGGCATCGCGATCCATCAGCTCCATGACTAAGGCACCCATGGCATAAATGCCCGCATCACCTGAACAAATCAGAGCGACATTCTTGCCTTTGGCTGCTTCTTCCAGTGCATAGCGACAACGATCCTCTTCTCCGCCAAGCGGAAAATCGCTGCGTTTCTTGCCCTCGGAAAGTGCGCCAAGCAGATCGATATAGAGGCCATAGCCAACCAGCTCTTCCGCTTCTTGTACAAGGCGAGAGGCTTCTGGCGTGCGCCATTCGGACTGACCTGGACCAATGCCAATCACTGACAAACGACCGCGCTGAGTGCCGAGTTGATCAACATCAATGGGCTTCGTTGCAAGACCTACAGCGCAAGTCGCTTTGTCGGTCTTCACTTTTTCAGCCAGCAGTGATCCATCCTTACCGACTGCTGCCAGAGCTGCGCCTTCAGCAACGCCCGGACATCCCACTTCGCTTCGAACGACCTCGGACGGATTAGCAAGACGATCGGCTTCTTCATTCAGGCGTTCGGCGCTGAAGAAACGAACGGGAGCCCCAAAATGATTGGCTGCAGCTTGCAGAGCTGCTTCATCGCTCTTCAAATCAATGGAACAGAGACAAGCAATAGCCTCTCTTGCCAGGCCATTGTCTGCAAGCACTCGCTCAATGAGTTCGATGACATGGCCAGCGTCAACACCACGCTCACAGCCTACGCCGATAGCAAGGCTTTTAGGCGAATAGAGAAGACTATCTTCGGAAGCAGGTAAAGCCTTGATCGTGGAAATGGCTTTCAGATCAGCAGTTTCATTCAATGTGATCTCTGACTCATTTAGCCAGTTCAACTCTGCGTCAGCTTGCAATGCTTCTCTATCGATCAAACGGGCCATGATGGGGCCAGCCGTTCGAGGATGCTGCAATGCCCAGCCTTTCGGCGGATTGTCTAGCGCCAGTTTGAAACGGCAATCGCCAGCCGTTGTGATGGCAGCATGGGCTTTCAGGCGATCAGCCAACAGATCGGCAACTTCATTGGCACCATGATGTCCACCTAGCAAAGGTACCACGGACGCACCATCACGGCTAACAGTCAGAACAGGTGGCTCGTCGAACTTGTCGCGGACTTGCGCAGCGAGGGCTCGTATGACAATGCCGCTGGCGCAAAGAGCGATAATACCGGTGCCTTGTGCAAAGAGGGAGGCGAGATGAGCAGTTGTCTCACCATAGGAGCTATCAGCTCCATCCAGGTCGCCTTTGCCATGGATCTGTATCGAGATGTTTTCTCCGCCAAGGGCGTTTTTGATTTGCTTTGCCAGATCCATGCTGTTCTGGGACAGGACAACAATGGCAAAATTGGTTTCGTTCTTCAGGACCAAGGTTCCTCTCCATCATAAATCAGGATCATGGAAAAATAGGGGGCGCAATCATCGGTGACGTCTTTAAGCGGCATCACTTTTTCTGCTTCCAATGTGGCGCGCTCGACATATCCGGCACGTTCCAAAAGGCCATGCTGTTCCAGCAAGGCGCGGATACGAGAAAAATGACGGCCTACCTTGATGATGGCAAAGGAGCCACCCATCGAAAGGCGGGCCTTGAATTCTTCATCACTGGCCGGGCCGGGAATGACTGACAGCACATCATTGCGCGCAGCCAATGGATGCTTCAGACGAGAAGCGCAAGCTGTCAGTGACGATACGCCTGGAACAATATCACTTTTGAAGCGATCTGCCAGACGATTATAGAGATACATGAAGGATCCAAAGAAAAAGGGATCACCCTCACAAAGTACAATCACATCCTCGCCTGAAGCCAAATGTCCTGCAATCACCTCAGCTTCCCGATCATAGACGGTCTGCGCTGGAAAGCGATCGACGCGCATAGGCACAATCATCGGAATTTCCTGAGCATCATTGGCGATATGCTCAGCCACAATGGAGCGCGCAAAGCTGACGCCACTATCCGGAGCAGGATAGGCAATGACCTTGGCATTCGAGATGAGTTTGGCGGCTTTCATGGTGATCAGATCCGGGTCTCCCGGACCGACGCCCACGCCATATAATGTTCCGCTCATGATTAGGATGCCAATCCTTCTTGTTTTTTAATGTCATTACCTTTGACATAAACCCACTGTGTCACCGGCATGGACGCTTTCCAGCCAAAATGCAGGCCTACAGGTTGAGCTTTGGCAATGGAGAGCCGGGTTAATTCACCTCCATGCTCAGAAAAGCAAGAAAGCAAAAG is drawn from Cohaesibacter gelatinilyticus and contains these coding sequences:
- the cobM gene encoding precorrin-4 C(11)-methyltransferase encodes the protein MTVHFIGAGPGAPDLITVRALKLIQSCPVCLYAGSLVPEVIVAEAPKDAHILDTAGMHLDEIIDEIKKAHAKGQDVARVHSGDPSIYGATAEQMRRLKAEGIPFDVTPGVPAFAAAAAAIQTELTIPEVAQTIILTRTAMKSSSMPNGEDLETLGKSGATLAIHLSVRNIPEIQRKLTPLYGADCPVVVAFRVGWPDEMFIHGTLDDIRQKVRKEKITRTALIFVGPALAASGFIDSALYDAEFSHVLRIGKKGEVIEEPVQID
- the cobJ gene encoding precorrin-3B C(17)-methyltransferase, with product MVLKNETNFAIVVLSQNSMDLAKQIKNALGGENISIQIHGKGDLDGADSSYGETTAHLASLFAQGTGIIALCASGIVIRALAAQVRDKFDEPPVLTVSRDGASVVPLLGGHHGANEVADLLADRLKAHAAITTAGDCRFKLALDNPPKGWALQHPRTAGPIMARLIDREALQADAELNWLNESEITLNETADLKAISTIKALPASEDSLLYSPKSLAIGVGCERGVDAGHVIELIERVLADNGLAREAIACLCSIDLKSDEAALQAAANHFGAPVRFFSAERLNEEADRLANPSEVVRSEVGCPGVAEGAALAAVGKDGSLLAEKVKTDKATCAVGLATKPIDVDQLGTQRGRLSVIGIGPGQSEWRTPEASRLVQEAEELVGYGLYIDLLGALSEGKKRSDFPLGGEEDRCRYALEEAAKGKNVALICSGDAGIYAMGALVMELMDRDADHGGVSDLAKRVEIVNAPGISALQAASARFGALLGHDFCTISLSDLLTPWEAIENRLHAAAQGDFVVAFYNPVSKRRRTQLAEAKNILLQHRPANTPVLLCSNLGRPTEALRLRTLAELEVDEVDMLTVVLVGSSQSKAFQTGDHSVGDDGWRVYTPRGYAKKIDAAE
- the cobI gene encoding precorrin-2 C(20)-methyltransferase → MSGTLYGVGVGPGDPDLITMKAAKLISNAKVIAYPAPDSGVSFARSIVAEHIANDAQEIPMIVPMRVDRFPAQTVYDREAEVIAGHLASGEDVIVLCEGDPFFFGSFMYLYNRLADRFKSDIVPGVSSLTACASRLKHPLAARNDVLSVIPGPASDEEFKARLSMGGSFAIIKVGRHFSRIRALLEQHGLLERAGYVERATLEAEKVMPLKDVTDDCAPYFSMILIYDGEEPWS